Proteins from one Salaquimonas pukyongi genomic window:
- a CDS encoding GNAT family N-acetyltransferase, which yields MVKQDVSPPRPDRRKPARATAWPASRDADAAATRETLAELPAIDGAQWLLCLHPFSHRRDHNPDLSSLLGKAGEDGTVDGCRRATNVFFNPAFLAASRGRITKRTIYQLVAWERRDDVEIAHFSMPVVHFPASLLVAEHYRALVHPFAPLGTPLQSSLPEADLAARLADLFETAFENGLFPLLVENVAAQTVFEQLATGIKRRSQLGVCQLPAGGRAALMANSGTRYPGKKRQRELNRLLRKLTELGTVDFELAETPIDVMLRFEEYLLIETRSWKGRRGTSIQAIKRHAAFARQAVSDLAGEGRCRVLSMRLEGKPLASMILLSMNGCYYPWKIAFDEHYARFSPGALLMARLSEYLHSLPDFRMADSLAKTGKSWMDLFWCEKIELQNVALAASEKEAENLVRRAALPEKLRSMLRRMLGH from the coding sequence ATGGTCAAGCAGGATGTCTCCCCGCCAAGACCTGACCGGAGAAAACCGGCAAGGGCCACCGCCTGGCCGGCCTCCAGGGATGCAGACGCTGCCGCCACGCGAGAAACGCTCGCCGAACTGCCAGCCATCGATGGCGCCCAATGGCTGCTTTGCCTTCATCCCTTCAGCCACCGGCGGGACCATAACCCCGATCTCTCCAGCTTGCTGGGCAAGGCCGGAGAGGATGGCACGGTGGATGGGTGCAGAAGGGCAACCAACGTCTTCTTCAACCCGGCCTTTCTGGCCGCCAGCCGCGGCCGCATCACCAAAAGGACCATCTATCAGCTGGTGGCATGGGAGCGCCGCGATGATGTTGAGATCGCCCATTTCTCAATGCCGGTGGTTCATTTCCCCGCCTCCTTGCTGGTTGCAGAGCATTACCGTGCGCTGGTTCACCCGTTTGCCCCATTGGGCACTCCGCTGCAGTCCTCGTTGCCGGAAGCAGACCTTGCCGCCCGGCTGGCCGATTTGTTCGAAACCGCATTCGAAAACGGCCTGTTTCCCCTGCTGGTGGAGAACGTTGCTGCGCAAACCGTTTTCGAGCAGCTGGCCACCGGGATAAAAAGGCGCAGCCAATTGGGCGTCTGCCAATTACCGGCCGGCGGCCGGGCAGCATTGATGGCTAATTCCGGCACTCGCTATCCCGGCAAAAAACGTCAGCGTGAGCTTAATCGCCTGCTTCGCAAACTGACCGAGCTGGGCACGGTTGATTTCGAGCTTGCCGAAACACCGATCGACGTCATGCTGCGGTTCGAGGAATACTTGCTGATCGAAACCCGCAGCTGGAAAGGGCGCCGCGGCACTTCGATACAGGCGATAAAACGCCACGCCGCCTTCGCCCGCCAGGCGGTCAGCGACCTTGCCGGGGAAGGCCGCTGCAGGGTTCTTTCCATGCGCCTGGAAGGAAAACCCCTGGCCAGCATGATCCTGCTGTCGATGAACGGGTGCTATTACCCCTGGAAAATCGCCTTCGACGAGCACTATGCGCGCTTTTCTCCCGGTGCACTGCTGATGGCCCGTCTGAGCGAATATCTGCATTCACTCCCCGATTTCCGCATGGCGGACTCGTTGGCCAAAACCGGAAAATCCTGGATGGATTTGTTCTGGTGCGAAAAGATCGAGCTGCAGAACGTGGCACTGGCCGCGAGCGAAAAAGAAGCTGAGAACCTTGTCCGGCGGGCCGCCCTGCCGGAAAAACTTCGCAGCATGCTGCGCCGGATGCTGGGGCATTAA
- a CDS encoding lipopolysaccharide biosynthesis protein, whose translation MNLNFIPRLAPLAERSLPRNLALRAVPHLERVDAIVSGNSDSAVSGRIALFAFAIRILSAVIAYISQVLLARWMGQFEYGIFVAVWVAAVILGGIACLGFQTGIIRFISEYREQGEAEYLRGAISGSLIWAVLAATLIAALGSAGVYWMDGLFENYFVIPIYLAAVFLPMLALQEVQDGIARAHNWAGVALAPTFILRPILILAAMAAAILLGFPATAVTAMISAIVAVYAASILQFVLLVFKLRKAVPKGPRKFMPAKWLAITMPIFLIEGFYNLLTNVDILFVSHYMRPEKVAVYFAAAKTLALVHFVYFAVKAAAAHRFSAYRTAGDRQRYEQFIQETVHWTFWPSLVLALLMLVVGKYFLMLFGPAFVEEGVPVIWILTLGIIVRSSVGAAESVLTMSGEQKVCAFVYAATLLFNLILNWQLIPVYGLNGAAMATSGALFFEAFALYAAARRRLSLHIFILPMRGNKAQTRPAE comes from the coding sequence TTGAACCTCAACTTCATACCCAGACTGGCCCCCCTGGCAGAACGCAGCTTGCCCAGAAATCTGGCACTGCGTGCTGTGCCGCACCTTGAGCGCGTTGATGCGATCGTTAGCGGCAATAGCGACAGCGCCGTCTCGGGCCGGATTGCCCTGTTTGCCTTCGCCATCCGCATTCTGAGTGCTGTTATTGCCTATATAAGCCAGGTGCTGCTTGCCCGGTGGATGGGCCAGTTCGAATACGGGATTTTCGTTGCTGTCTGGGTTGCGGCCGTCATTCTTGGCGGCATTGCCTGCCTCGGCTTCCAGACCGGCATCATCCGCTTCATTTCCGAATACCGGGAACAAGGCGAAGCCGAGTATCTGCGCGGCGCGATCTCCGGCTCCCTGATCTGGGCAGTGCTCGCCGCAACGCTTATAGCTGCTCTCGGGTCGGCCGGTGTCTACTGGATGGACGGCCTGTTTGAAAACTACTTCGTAATCCCGATCTACCTGGCTGCCGTTTTCCTTCCCATGCTGGCCCTTCAGGAGGTGCAGGACGGCATCGCCCGCGCCCATAACTGGGCCGGTGTTGCACTGGCGCCCACCTTCATTCTCCGGCCGATCCTGATTCTCGCAGCCATGGCAGCCGCCATATTGCTCGGATTCCCGGCCACAGCCGTAACCGCCATGATCTCGGCTATCGTCGCGGTCTATGCGGCCAGCATTCTGCAATTCGTATTGCTGGTCTTCAAACTGCGCAAGGCGGTGCCCAAAGGCCCCCGCAAATTCATGCCGGCAAAATGGCTTGCCATTACCATGCCGATCTTTCTGATCGAAGGCTTCTACAATCTGCTGACCAATGTCGACATTCTCTTTGTCAGCCACTACATGCGGCCGGAAAAAGTCGCGGTTTATTTCGCCGCTGCAAAAACGCTGGCCCTGGTTCACTTTGTCTATTTTGCAGTCAAGGCCGCCGCCGCACACCGCTTTTCCGCCTATCGAACGGCCGGCGACCGGCAGCGCTACGAACAATTCATACAGGAAACGGTTCACTGGACGTTCTGGCCCTCGCTTGTGCTGGCACTGCTGATGCTGGTGGTCGGCAAGTATTTTCTGATGCTGTTCGGCCCGGCATTCGTCGAAGAGGGCGTACCGGTTATCTGGATACTGACATTGGGGATCATCGTACGCTCATCGGTCGGCGCTGCCGAAAGCGTGTTGACCATGTCCGGCGAACAGAAGGTCTGTGCATTTGTCTACGCGGCAACCCTGTTGTTCAACCTGATCCTGAACTGGCAGCTAATTCCCGTATACGGTCTGAACGGGGCTGCCATGGCAACATCCGGCGCCCTGTTCTTTGAGGCATTTGCCCTTTACGCTGCAGCCCGGCGCAGACTCTCGCTCCACATCTTCATTCTGCCCATGCGCGGGAATAAAGCCCAGACACGGCCAGCGGAGTAG
- a CDS encoding DUF924 family protein has product MSQWKDVLTFWNEAGPEKWFTKDDAFDRELEERFLALNEAAADGKHDDWMNDPQSCLALILVLDQFSRNLFRDSSNAFSRDAKGLEAARHALKKGFPDQVSKDLRFFFYMPFMHSESIADQRTSLCLQHSVQGAGGMKYACEHHEIIARFGRFPHRNPVLGRHTTPAEQAFLDAGGFKG; this is encoded by the coding sequence ATGAGCCAGTGGAAAGATGTTTTGACCTTCTGGAACGAGGCAGGCCCGGAAAAGTGGTTCACCAAGGATGATGCTTTCGACCGCGAGCTTGAAGAACGGTTTCTGGCCCTCAACGAGGCAGCCGCCGATGGCAAACATGACGACTGGATGAACGATCCGCAGTCCTGTCTGGCGCTCATCCTGGTACTCGACCAGTTCTCCCGAAACCTGTTTCGCGACAGCAGCAACGCATTTTCGCGGGATGCAAAGGGACTGGAGGCTGCCCGCCATGCCTTGAAGAAAGGGTTCCCGGATCAGGTTTCAAAAGATCTCCGCTTTTTCTTCTACATGCCCTTCATGCACAGCGAGAGCATTGCCGACCAAAGAACCAGTCTTTGTCTGCAGCACAGCGTGCAGGGTGCCGGCGGCATGAAATATGCCTGCGAACATCATGAGATCATCGCGCGGTTCGGCCGGTTTCCGCACCGCAATCCGGTTCTGGGCCGCCATACCACCCCCGCCGAGCAGGCTTTCCTCGATGCGGGCGGGTTCAAGGGTTAG
- a CDS encoding sulfurtransferase TusA family protein has translation MDDEIDILDVRGLNCPLPVLKAKKAMRSMAAGDLLWVETTDPLSAIDIPAFCSNDGHDLVKTEEAGEFQRYLLRKQG, from the coding sequence ATGGATGACGAGATAGATATTCTGGACGTGCGCGGGTTGAATTGCCCGCTGCCGGTCCTGAAGGCGAAGAAGGCCATGCGCAGTATGGCTGCAGGGGATCTGCTTTGGGTGGAAACCACCGATCCCTTGTCGGCGATCGATATTCCTGCCTTCTGCAGCAATGACGGCCACGATCTGGTGAAGACCGAGGAAGCCGGGGAGTTTCAGCGCTACCTCCTGCGCAAACAGGGCTAA
- a CDS encoding CobW family GTP-binding protein gives MMSRSGIEPALGTPIPVLVLSGFLGSGKTTLLNAMLKLPALAGTAVVINEFGEVSLDHHLVQSADDGVIELTNGCLCCTVRGKLIDTLEALLTRDPAPAAIIIETTGLADPLPVLAAIMSAPKICDNLSLRGLFTVFDAAAGSDTLDRFDEARHQIMLADRIILSKTDLLNGPEGHKPAVDLLAAINPECTIQTPAELLDEIAACTSGSWLEETAPAARSAGQPDNHVHHHGHDINRHSERICCVTLRADKPVKRSQLDLFLELMLSAHGDHVLRIKGLVKVEGKEKPLLVQAAGSRLSSPEFLPAWPGDVEHTSLVVFLEDMDPGFVTDLFASATNRPLVDRADHQALADNPLAIDGLRLGNPK, from the coding sequence ATGATGAGCCGGTCCGGCATAGAGCCTGCCTTAGGAACCCCAATCCCGGTTCTCGTTCTCAGCGGTTTTCTGGGCAGCGGCAAAACCACCTTGCTCAACGCCATGCTAAAGCTGCCGGCACTTGCCGGCACGGCTGTCGTCATTAACGAGTTCGGCGAAGTTTCGCTGGATCACCATCTTGTGCAAAGCGCAGATGACGGGGTCATCGAACTGACAAATGGCTGTCTGTGCTGCACCGTTCGCGGCAAACTCATCGACACGCTGGAAGCTCTGCTCACCCGCGATCCCGCTCCCGCCGCCATCATCATTGAAACGACCGGCCTTGCCGATCCCCTGCCGGTGCTGGCGGCGATCATGTCGGCACCGAAAATCTGTGACAATCTCTCCCTGCGGGGACTGTTTACGGTGTTTGATGCCGCCGCCGGCAGCGATACGCTCGATCGCTTCGATGAAGCCAGGCACCAGATCATGCTGGCGGACCGCATCATCCTTTCCAAGACGGATCTGCTGAACGGTCCCGAAGGGCACAAACCGGCAGTTGACCTGCTCGCCGCGATCAATCCTGAATGCACCATCCAGACCCCGGCAGAACTCCTGGATGAGATCGCCGCCTGCACCAGCGGCAGCTGGCTTGAGGAAACTGCTCCCGCCGCCCGATCGGCCGGACAGCCGGATAATCACGTTCACCACCACGGGCACGACATAAACCGCCACAGCGAGCGCATCTGTTGCGTTACCCTGCGCGCCGATAAACCCGTCAAGCGGTCACAGCTCGACCTGTTCTTGGAGCTGATGCTGTCGGCCCATGGCGATCACGTATTGCGAATCAAGGGTCTGGTGAAGGTTGAAGGCAAGGAAAAGCCACTCCTCGTTCAGGCCGCCGGGAGCAGGCTTTCCAGTCCGGAATTTCTGCCAGCCTGGCCGGGTGATGTCGAACATACCAGTCTTGTGGTCTTCCTGGAGGACATGGACCCCGGCTTTGTTACAGATCTTTTCGCCAGCGCAACAAATCGGCCATTGGTCGATCGCGCCGATCACCAGGCACTGGCGGACAATCCTCTCGCCATTGACGGCTTGCGCCTTGGCAATCCCAAGTAA
- a CDS encoding D-alanyl-D-alanine carboxypeptidase family protein → MTAAFRTIFAFAFRRLLSGLADCHAAALAFLMLLTITIPAAGQQGEPGFPDIPYVLVDTDGNQVIAANRMDDRWHPASLTKLMTAYVTFRAIGRGEISPGSPVTITASSLKAPPSRMGYPKGTRLRFDNALRILIVKSANDVALALAQSLAGTTAAFVARMNAEAARLGLENTRFVNPHGLHDPGQYVSARDLVILSSAIWNEFPQFRDLFETPTIRAKGQLYTSYNLLLERFEGATGMKTGFVCASGYNIVASAERDGKRLVAVVLGAASQTQRAELAARLLMKGFKAAGGQPMATLLPPQTPAEPVNLRPVLCTEKARQSRYDPASETAVIKSKWLHPRRVTRDPVLVATGGIDGDPSPAWLARAFMPSRVPLPVKRPAYAVVSVDGETLGSDALLRGSIPVPVRRPAGETLQQAVQ, encoded by the coding sequence ATGACCGCAGCGTTCCGGACAATATTCGCATTCGCATTCCGGCGGCTTCTTTCCGGTTTGGCGGACTGCCACGCTGCCGCCCTGGCATTTTTGATGCTGCTCACCATTACCATACCCGCAGCTGGCCAGCAGGGCGAACCCGGCTTTCCAGACATCCCCTATGTGCTGGTTGACACCGACGGCAACCAGGTCATTGCAGCAAACCGCATGGATGACCGCTGGCATCCTGCTTCCCTGACCAAGCTGATGACCGCCTATGTCACCTTCCGGGCGATCGGGCGGGGCGAGATTTCACCCGGCTCACCGGTGACCATCACTGCCAGTTCGCTGAAAGCGCCCCCCAGCCGAATGGGATATCCCAAGGGCACCCGCCTGCGCTTCGACAACGCCCTTCGCATTCTCATCGTCAAGAGCGCGAACGATGTCGCACTGGCGCTCGCCCAGTCCCTTGCCGGCACCACGGCTGCCTTTGTCGCACGCATGAATGCGGAAGCTGCGCGGCTTGGTCTTGAAAACACCCGTTTCGTAAACCCCCACGGGCTGCACGATCCCGGCCAATATGTCTCCGCCCGGGACTTGGTGATCCTCTCCAGCGCAATCTGGAACGAGTTTCCCCAATTTCGCGATCTGTTCGAAACCCCGACCATCAGGGCAAAAGGGCAGCTTTACACATCCTATAATCTTCTGCTGGAGCGCTTTGAGGGCGCCACCGGCATGAAAACCGGCTTTGTCTGTGCTTCCGGCTACAACATCGTTGCGAGCGCCGAGCGCGATGGCAAAAGGCTCGTCGCCGTCGTGCTGGGCGCCGCTTCCCAGACCCAAAGGGCGGAACTGGCCGCCCGCCTGCTGATGAAGGGATTCAAGGCGGCTGGGGGCCAGCCCATGGCAACCCTCTTGCCGCCGCAAACCCCGGCAGAACCGGTAAACCTGAGGCCGGTCCTGTGCACCGAAAAAGCCCGCCAGAGCCGGTATGATCCGGCATCGGAGACCGCCGTCATCAAGTCGAAATGGCTGCATCCGCGCCGGGTAACGCGGGACCCTGTCCTCGTTGCCACCGGCGGAATTGATGGCGATCCGAGCCCTGCATGGCTTGCCCGCGCCTTCATGCCTTCGCGCGTTCCCCTGCCGGTAAAACGTCCGGCCTATGCTGTGGTCAGTGTCGATGGCGAAACCCTTGGCAGCGATGCCCTGCTTCGCGGCTCCATTCCCGTTCCCGTGCGCCGGCCGGCGGGAGAAACGCTGCAACAGGCGGTCCAATGA
- a CDS encoding M20 aminoacylase family protein has translation MAIINRMAELHDEITAWRRSYHANPELMYDVHDTAGDVAEKLKAFGCDEVVTGIGRTGVVGVIRGSQAGGRVVGLRADMDALPIREETGLPYASKNDGKMHACGHDGHTAMLLGAAQYLAETRNFAGTAIVIFQPAEEGGAGGEAMVKDGLMERFGIEEVYGLHNMPGLDVGKFAICEGPIMASTDEFTITIKGRGSHAAMPHQGVDPIVAGAQLVNAFQTIPSRNVHPLDGLVVSVTQFHAGNTYNVIPETAMINGTIRSLNNETRKFAEQRLRSMIDLVTQMAGASFELDFRAGYPVTVNDGAATRKAIEVAKQVAGDSGVDPQVRATLGGEDFAYMLNARPGAYIFMGNGDTAGLHHPAYDFNDEAIPHGTSYWAKLVETLMPAS, from the coding sequence ATGGCCATAATCAACCGCATGGCAGAGCTTCATGATGAAATCACGGCATGGCGCCGATCCTATCACGCCAATCCGGAGCTGATGTATGACGTTCACGATACGGCGGGCGATGTTGCTGAAAAACTGAAGGCGTTCGGATGCGATGAGGTGGTAACCGGCATCGGCAGAACCGGGGTGGTCGGGGTGATCCGCGGCAGTCAGGCGGGCGGCCGGGTGGTCGGGCTGCGCGCTGACATGGACGCCCTTCCCATCCGGGAGGAAACCGGCCTGCCCTATGCGTCGAAGAATGACGGCAAGATGCATGCCTGCGGCCATGACGGCCATACGGCGATGCTGCTGGGCGCTGCGCAGTACCTGGCGGAGACGCGCAATTTTGCCGGGACGGCAATCGTCATCTTTCAGCCCGCGGAGGAAGGCGGCGCCGGGGGTGAAGCCATGGTCAAGGACGGGCTGATGGAGCGCTTCGGCATTGAAGAAGTCTACGGGCTTCACAACATGCCGGGGCTGGATGTTGGCAAATTCGCGATCTGTGAAGGGCCGATCATGGCGTCGACGGATGAATTCACCATCACCATCAAGGGGCGGGGCTCGCATGCGGCCATGCCCCATCAGGGGGTCGACCCGATCGTTGCCGGCGCGCAGCTGGTCAACGCATTCCAGACCATCCCCTCGCGCAATGTCCATCCCCTGGACGGGCTGGTCGTTTCGGTTACGCAATTTCATGCCGGCAATACCTATAACGTGATTCCTGAAACCGCGATGATCAACGGGACGATCCGTTCGCTGAACAACGAGACGCGGAAGTTTGCCGAGCAGCGCCTGCGCTCGATGATCGACCTGGTGACACAGATGGCGGGGGCCAGCTTCGAACTGGATTTCAGGGCCGGTTATCCTGTGACGGTCAATGATGGTGCGGCAACGCGCAAGGCGATCGAGGTGGCAAAGCAGGTGGCAGGCGATAGCGGCGTTGATCCGCAAGTGCGCGCCACGCTGGGCGGCGAGGACTTCGCCTACATGCTGAATGCCCGTCCCGGTGCCTACATCTTCATGGGAAATGGCGATACCGCAGGCCTGCACCATCCTGCCTATGACTTCAACGACGAGGCCATTCCGCACGGCACGTCCTATTGGGCGAAGCTGGTGGAAACGCTGATGCCCGCTTCCTGA
- a CDS encoding Lrp/AsnC family transcriptional regulator has product MDHFDIRILQALQEDGRLTNQELASRVGLSASQCSRRRMKLEADGVITGYRAVIDPGSVGFELLVYIDVTLNTHNPDNSRHFTDLVNRIPQVREAAALTGEMDYRLKVLVNGLSDLSGIINERLLPDPSVQTVKSTIALKQLKTAPGIPLELL; this is encoded by the coding sequence ATGGATCATTTCGATATCAGGATATTGCAGGCGCTTCAGGAGGATGGCCGCCTGACCAATCAGGAACTCGCCAGCCGGGTCGGTCTGTCGGCCAGCCAATGCTCGAGGCGGCGGATGAAACTGGAGGCCGATGGCGTCATCACGGGCTATCGGGCCGTTATCGACCCCGGCAGCGTCGGTTTCGAGCTTCTGGTCTATATCGATGTCACGCTGAACACCCACAATCCCGACAATTCGAGGCATTTCACCGATCTCGTCAACCGGATTCCACAAGTGCGCGAAGCCGCGGCACTGACCGGAGAAATGGATTACCGGCTGAAAGTGCTGGTCAACGGGCTTTCCGATCTCAGCGGAATCATCAACGAGCGGCTGCTGCCGGACCCATCGGTGCAAACCGTCAAAAGCACCATCGCACTCAAACAGTTGAAAACGGCACCGGGCATTCCTCTGGAACTGCTCTGA
- the hppD gene encoding 4-hydroxyphenylpyruvate dioxygenase: MGPFPHDAPVAKISRENPAGTDGFEFVEFSHREPAELEALFSRMGFVPVARHKTRAVTVWRQGDINYIINAEPGSFASRFVEAHGPCAPSMAWRVVDAQHAFEHAVANGAKPYDGDDKTLNVPAITGIGGSLIYFVDTYGEKGSPYAEEFEWLGEPDPKPEGVGFYYLDHLTHNVYQGNMDVWFNFYGDLFNFREIRFFDIEGKYTGLYSRALTSPCGKIRIPINEDRSENGQIVAYLKKYNGEGIQHIAVGTDDIYAATDAIAEQGLKFMPGPPETYYDLSYERVKGHDEPKDRMMKHGILIDGEGVVGGGETKILLQIFSKTVIGPIFFEFIQRKGDDGFGEGNFKALFESIEAEQIANGELDGVAAE, encoded by the coding sequence ATGGGACCGTTTCCACACGACGCGCCAGTGGCGAAGATTTCCAGGGAGAATCCGGCCGGCACGGACGGGTTTGAGTTCGTCGAGTTTTCCCATCGCGAACCGGCAGAGCTGGAAGCGCTTTTTTCCCGCATGGGCTTCGTACCGGTGGCAAGACACAAAACCAGGGCCGTTACGGTTTGGCGCCAGGGCGACATCAACTACATCATCAATGCAGAGCCCGGCTCCTTTGCCTCACGCTTCGTCGAGGCACACGGCCCGTGTGCGCCGTCGATGGCCTGGCGGGTTGTCGATGCTCAACATGCGTTTGAACATGCGGTAGCAAATGGCGCGAAGCCCTATGATGGTGATGACAAGACCCTGAACGTTCCGGCCATCACCGGCATTGGCGGCTCCCTGATCTACTTTGTCGATACCTATGGCGAAAAGGGGTCACCTTATGCCGAGGAATTTGAATGGCTGGGCGAACCTGACCCGAAGCCGGAAGGGGTTGGCTTTTACTATCTCGATCACCTCACTCACAATGTTTACCAGGGCAATATGGATGTCTGGTTCAACTTCTATGGTGACTTGTTCAATTTCAGGGAAATCCGCTTCTTTGACATCGAGGGCAAATATACCGGCCTCTACAGCCGGGCGCTGACATCGCCCTGCGGGAAAATCCGCATTCCGATCAACGAAGACCGCAGCGAAAACGGCCAGATCGTTGCCTATCTGAAAAAATACAATGGTGAAGGCATCCAGCATATCGCCGTCGGCACAGACGACATTTATGCCGCCACCGATGCGATTGCCGAACAGGGGCTGAAGTTCATGCCCGGCCCGCCGGAAACCTATTACGACTTGAGCTATGAGCGGGTGAAGGGCCATGACGAACCCAAGGACAGGATGATGAAACACGGCATCCTGATCGATGGTGAGGGCGTCGTGGGTGGCGGCGAGACAAAAATCCTGTTGCAGATTTTTTCCAAAACCGTGATTGGCCCGATTTTCTTCGAGTTCATTCAGCGCAAGGGCGATGACGGTTTTGGAGAGGGCAATTTCAAGGCGCTGTTTGAATCCATTGAAGCCGAACAGATTGCCAATGGCGAGCTTGACGGCGTGGCGGCGGAGTAG
- a CDS encoding heme biosynthesis HemY N-terminal domain-containing protein, translating to MLRILLFLLLVFAVGFGFAWFADRPGDVMLQWQGNSYQTSLMVVLVGVVALVALVMITWWLLKSVLDSPRLVSRFFRRRKRDQGYQALTRGLIAANSGDAGTARRYTKESARLLGRGPLVDLLDAQSSLLEGKREDARARFEAMLEDDETRLVALRGLYLEAERQGASEAARHYATEAHKAAPTLAWAGNAKLRYSSLDGDWEGAIATLEANRSAGLVSKEEAKRQRAVLLTAQAMSEEPADPVKAAKLAREAHKLAPDLVPAAVIGAKALARNSDIGRAAGMIETVWKKSPHPELADAYVHLRIGDSATDRLKRAKKLAALRPNHPEGSFAIAESAIDAKEWKLARDTMKGILSTTPSERACLLMAEIEEAEFGDKGRMRDWLSRAVRAPKDAVWTADGYVSEKWLPVSPLSGRIDAFEWKVPVEQLGAPQAAALDAEGLEDLINEPPVAPVAESAEPVEAAGEVAEEETTTRPDTKADEKADGSETAEDEAGKPEEATIGEQAAAVEVEEASAAPTDAAADASGEDAGPASGGGKAEEAQESSKAAGKTASEAVNGKAAPDEGGTEAAKADVEKAADKDDGETIVFPLDRRPDDPGVLDDEPQPERKKRFGLF from the coding sequence ATGTTGCGCATACTCCTGTTTCTTCTGCTGGTGTTTGCCGTTGGCTTCGGCTTTGCCTGGTTTGCCGACCGGCCCGGCGACGTGATGTTGCAATGGCAGGGCAATTCCTACCAGACCAGCCTGATGGTGGTGCTGGTGGGTGTGGTCGCGCTGGTCGCGCTGGTCATGATCACCTGGTGGCTGTTGAAGTCGGTGCTGGATTCACCGCGTCTTGTCAGCCGCTTTTTCCGCCGACGCAAACGGGACCAGGGCTATCAGGCACTAACGCGCGGCCTGATTGCCGCCAATTCCGGCGATGCGGGCACCGCCCGGCGCTACACCAAGGAGAGCGCCCGTCTGCTCGGCCGCGGCCCGCTGGTCGATCTGCTCGATGCACAATCTTCCCTGCTGGAAGGCAAGCGCGAGGATGCGCGGGCCCGGTTTGAAGCCATGCTGGAAGACGATGAAACGCGGCTGGTGGCATTGCGCGGCCTTTACCTGGAAGCAGAGCGCCAGGGTGCCAGCGAGGCAGCCCGGCATTACGCGACCGAGGCCCACAAGGCAGCGCCGACGCTTGCTTGGGCGGGCAATGCCAAGCTGCGCTATTCAAGCCTTGATGGTGACTGGGAAGGGGCGATTGCAACGCTGGAAGCCAACCGGTCCGCCGGTCTTGTCAGCAAGGAAGAGGCAAAGCGCCAGCGCGCCGTGCTGCTGACGGCACAGGCGATGTCGGAAGAACCGGCCGATCCGGTGAAGGCCGCCAAACTTGCCCGCGAGGCGCACAAGCTGGCGCCCGATCTTGTGCCTGCCGCGGTAATCGGTGCCAAGGCGCTTGCCCGAAACAGCGATATCGGCCGCGCAGCGGGCATGATCGAAACGGTCTGGAAGAAATCGCCGCACCCCGAACTTGCCGATGCCTATGTGCATTTGCGCATCGGCGATTCGGCAACCGACCGGCTGAAGCGGGCGAAGAAACTGGCAGCGCTCAGGCCAAATCATCCTGAAGGCAGTTTTGCGATTGCCGAATCAGCGATCGACGCCAAGGAGTGGAAACTGGCGCGCGACACCATGAAGGGCATTTTGTCGACCACGCCGAGCGAACGGGCCTGTCTGCTGATGGCGGAGATCGAGGAAGCGGAGTTTGGCGACAAGGGCCGCATGCGCGACTGGCTGTCACGGGCCGTGCGCGCACCAAAGGACGCGGTCTGGACGGCAGACGGCTATGTGTCGGAGAAATGGCTTCCGGTCTCGCCCCTGTCCGGCCGTATCGATGCCTTCGAATGGAAAGTTCCGGTCGAACAGCTTGGTGCGCCGCAGGCTGCCGCCCTCGATGCGGAAGGGCTGGAAGACCTGATCAACGAACCGCCGGTGGCACCGGTGGCAGAATCTGCCGAACCGGTGGAAGCTGCGGGCGAAGTGGCGGAAGAGGAAACAACCACGAGGCCTGATACCAAGGCGGATGAGAAAGCCGATGGAAGCGAGACGGCGGAGGATGAAGCCGGAAAGCCTGAGGAAGCAACCATTGGAGAACAGGCCGCTGCGGTGGAAGTTGAGGAAGCAAGCGCCGCACCAACCGATGCTGCAGCTGATGCTTCTGGGGAAGATGCCGGGCCCGCCTCAGGCGGTGGCAAGGCTGAGGAAGCGCAGGAAAGCAGCAAGGCCGCTGGAAAAACCGCCAGCGAAGCCGTTAATGGGAAAGCAGCACCGGACGAGGGCGGCACTGAAGCAGCCAAAGCCGATGTGGAGAAAGCGGCAGACAAGGATGATGGCGAAACGATTGTCTTTCCGCTTGACCGCCGGCCGGACGATCCCGGTGTTTTGGACGATGAACCTCAGCCGGAACGCAAAAAGCGGTTCGGGCTGTTCTAG